The Cannabis sativa cultivar Pink pepper isolate KNU-18-1 unplaced genomic scaffold, ASM2916894v1 Contig3, whole genome shotgun sequence genome window below encodes:
- the LOC115707131 gene encoding cytochrome c oxidase subunit 5C-2: MAGHKVAHAVLKGPSVVKELCIGSVLALAAGSLWKMHHWNEQRKVRTFYDLLEKGEIGVVVQEE; the protein is encoded by the coding sequence ATGGCTGGACACAAGGTTGCTCATGCTGTCCTGAAAGGACCGAGTGTTGTCAAGGAGTTATGCATTGGATCGGTTCTTGCTTTGGCTGCAGGTAGCCTCTGGAAAATGCATCACTGGAATGAGCAAAGAAAAGTGAGGACTTTCTATGACTTGCTCGAGAAGGGTGAGATCGGTGTTGtggtgcaagaagagtaa
- the LOC133033273 gene encoding uncharacterized protein LOC133033273, with protein MTEGIATEVMGCETAAALWKALENLYGAHSKSRNNIIHNKSPQQPATIYAKSLAYLNHFQQVSSTDKAPPITSSVAAHQPWRSPPCGQLKMNVDAAVDTTQNRTGIGSIVRDSSGSVVATISKSIVGNLKSHEMEAKALCHGLQWAQNLQLQISYVETDSVMVVNSITGLASKNLAFKDLIHDVKSQLSYFPNVCVSHVRRDANQAAYGLAKQALALDNDCKWCENFPPTIHFVVVNMTL; from the coding sequence ATGACAGAGGGAATTGCTACCGAGGTTATGGGCTGTGAAACAGCTGCAGCACTGTGGAAAGCACTTGAAAATTTGTATGGAGCTCACTCAAAGTCAAGAAATAACATCATTCACAATAAATCCCCTCAACAACCAGCAACTATTTATGCTAAATCTTTAGCATATCTCAACCACTTTCAGCAAGTATCTTCAACTGACAAGGCTCCTCCAATTACTTCCTCTGTTGCAGCTCATCAGCCATGGAGATCTCCTCCTTGTGGACAGCTAAAGATGAACGTGGATGCTGCAGTAGACACAACACAAAATCGAACAGGGATTGGATCAATAGTTCGTGATTCATCTGGTTCAGTTGTGGCTACAATTTCAAAATCAATTGTTGGAAACTTAAAGTCACACGAAATGGAGGCTAAAGCCCTGTGCCATGGTCTTCAATGGGCTCAGAATTTGCAGCTTCAAATCAGTTATGTGGAAACTGACTCTGTCATGGTTGTGAATTCTATTACTGGTTTAGCCTCTAAGAATTTAGCATTTAAGGATTTAATTCATGATGTTAAAAGTCAATTATCCTATTTCCCTAATGTTTGTGTATCTCATGTTCGTCGGGATGCTAATCAAGCCGCCTATGGCTTGGCTAAGCAAGCTTTAGCGTTGGATAATGATTGTAAGTGGTGTGAAAATTTTCCTCCCACCATTCACTTTGTTGTTGTAAATATGACTCTTTGA